Proteins co-encoded in one Erinaceus europaeus chromosome 2, mEriEur2.1, whole genome shotgun sequence genomic window:
- the LOC132536822 gene encoding cytochrome P450 2A13 has product MLASGLLLLALLACLMVMVLMSVWRQRQRKLLGKMPPGPTPLPFIGNYLQLDTEHMYNSLMKLRERYGSVFTVHMGHRRIVVLCGYNAVKEALVDQAEEFSGRGENATFDWLFNGYGVAFSNGERAKQLRRFSITTLRDFGVGKRGIEERIQEEAGFLIESFRATKGAFIDPTFFLSRTVSNVISSIVFGDRFDYEDKEFLSLLRMMLGSFQFTATSTGQLYEMFYSVMKHLPGPQQQAFKELQGLEDFISKKVEQNKHTLDPNSPRDFIDSFLIRMQEEKKNPNTEFYMKNLVLTTLNLFFAGTETVSTTMRYGFLLLMKHPDVEAKIHKEIDQVIGKNRQPKFEDRAKMPYTEAVIHEIQRFGDMIPMGVSRRVIKDTKFREFILPKGTEVFPMLGSVLRDPKFFSKPLEFNPQHFLDENGQFKKNDAFVPFSIGKRYCFGEGLARMELFLFLTTIMQNFRFKSPQSPQDIDVSPKHVGFATIPPTYTISFQPR; this is encoded by the exons ATGCTGGCCTCGGGGCTGCTGCTCCTGGCTCTGCTGGCCTGTCTGATGGTCATGGTGCTGATGTCTGTCTGGCGGCAGAGGCAGAGGAAGCTGCTGGGGAAGATGCCCCCTGGGCCCACACCACTGCCCTTCATCGGAAACTACCTCCAGCTGGACACGGAGCACATGTACAACTCCCTCATGAAG cTCAGGGAGCGCTATGGGTCAGTGTTCACCGTGCACATGGGGCACCGGCGCATCGTGGTGCTGTGTGGATATAACGCGGTAAAAGAGGCGCTGGTGGACCAGGCAGAGGAGTTCAGCGGGCGCGGGGAGAACGCCACCTTCGACTGGCTTTTCAATGGCTATG gcgTGGCCTTCAGCAACGGCGAGCGTGCCAAGCAGCTGAGGCGCTTCTCCATCACCACCCTGCGGGACTTCGGCGTCGGCAAGCGCGGCATCGAGGAGCGCATCCAGGAGGAGGCGGGCTTCCTCATCGAGTCCTTCAGGGCCACGAAGG GCGCCTTCATCGACCCCACCTTTTTCCTGAGCCGGACAGTGTCCAACGTCATCAGCTCCATCGTCTTCGGCGACCGCTTTGACTATGAGGACAAGGAGTTCCTGTCGCTGCTGCGGATGATGCTGGGGAGCTTCCAGTTCACAGCCACATCTACTGGGCAG CTCTATGAGATGTTCTACTCAGTGATGAAACACCTGCCAGGGCCACAACAACAGGCCTTTAAGGAGCTGCAGGGGCTGGAGGACTTTATATCCAAGAAGGTGGAACAGAACAAACACACATTGGATCCCAACTCTCCACGGGACTTCATCGACTCCTTCCTCATCCGCATGCAGGAG GAGAAGAAGAACCCCAACACAGAGTTCTACATGAAGAACCTGGTGCTGACCACGCTGAACCTCTTCTTTGCGGGCACAGAAACAGTCAGCACGACTATGCGCTATGGCTTcctgctgctcatgaagcacccaGATGTGGAGG CCAAGATCCACAAGGAGATTGACCAGGTGATTGGCAAGAACCGTCAACCCAAGTTCGAGGACCGGGCCAAGATGCCCTACACAGAGGCGGTGATCCATGAGATCCAAAGATTTGGAGACATGATCCCCATGGGCGTGTCCCGCAGAGTCATCAAGGACACTAAGTTTCGAGAATTCATCCTGCCCAAG ggTACAGAAGTGTTCCCTATGCTGGGTTCCGTGCTGAGAGACCCCAAGTTCTTCTCCAAGCCCCTagaattcaacccccagcacttccTGGATGAGAATGGGCAGTTTAAGAAGAATGATGCTTTCGTGCCCTTCTCCATTG GGAAGCGATACTGCTTCGGAGAAGGCCTGGCTAGGATGgagctcttcctcttcctcaccaCCATCATGCAGAACTTCCGTTTCAAGTCCCCCCAGTCACCCCAGGACATCGATGTATCCCCCAAACACGTGGGCTTTGCTACCATCCCACCGACCTACACCATAAGCTTCCAGCCCCGCTGA
- the LOC103128168 gene encoding putative inactive cytochrome P450 2G1, which translates to MDDRLKMPYTDAVIHEILRRKRAGMGISRCVTRDTEFRGYLLPKGTIVYPLLDSVHNDPSYFSQPDAFYPQHFLDEQGQFKKNEAFMPFSCGKRVCPGETLAHQEFFLYFTSILQSFSLRPLVPPRDIDITPRFVNIMSVCRPYEFCFLPR; encoded by the exons ATGGATGACAGGCTGAAGATGCCCTACACAGATGCTGTGATCCACGAGATACTCAGAAGGAAAAGGGCAGGCATGGGTATCTCCCGTTGTGTCACCCGGGACACTGAATTCCGAGGCTACCTCCTGCCCAAG GGCACCATCGTGTATCCTCTGCTGGACTCTGTCCACAATGACCCCAGCTACTTCAGTCAGCCAGATGCCTTCTATCCCCAGCACTTCCTGGATGAGCAAGGCCAGTTCAAGAAGAATGAAGCCTTTATGCCCTTTTCCTGTG GGAAGCGCGTCTGCCCTGGGGAGACACTGGCACACCAGGAGTTCTTTCTCTACTTCACCTCCATCCTGCAGAGCTTCTCCCTGCGCCCCCTGGTGCCACCCAGGGACATTGACATCACCCCCAGGTTTGTAAACATAATGAGTGTTTGCCGCCCATATGAGTTCTGCTTCCTTCCCCGCTGA